DNA from Aliarcobacter skirrowii CCUG 10374:
ACTTGGTCGTGTCCACCGATAGAACCTAAAAATGTAAACAGTCTTCCTTCCATTTTTTTCCTTTTTTCTTTTCTACAATTACTAAATTATGCGAGGATTATAATATTTGTTTTCTAAAATCTTTATAAATATAAAAAATTAATCTAAATTTGTTTAAATCTAAATCCCTCTTGTTTCAATTTTTCACTTATTTGCTCTTGATGCTCTTTTCCTTTTGTCTCTAAGGCAATTGTTACATGTGCTTCACCAAACTCTAATTTTAAAGAGTTTCTATCAAAATCAATTTGAACTATATTTGCAGAACATTTTGTAAATAGTTCTGTTAGTTTCATTAAAGCACCTGGTTTGTCCATAAGTGTAACGATTAGATTCATTTTTCTATGAGATTTTATTAAACCTTTTTCAATGATTAGTGAAAGCATTGTAACATCAATATTTCCACCACTAACAACTGCACAAACTTTTTTTCCAGCTATATCAACTTTATCATGCATAATTGCTGCAACACTAACAGCTCCTGCACCTTCAACCATCAATTTATGTTTTTCAAGTAAAAATAAAATTGCATTTGCAGTCTCATTATCACTAACTTCAATTATCTCATCAACATATTCCAATATAATATCAAGAAGTTTTGGAGTTACATCTCTTACGGCAATTCCATCAGCAATTGTTCTAACACTACTTGAATCAATTGGCATTCTAGCTTCAAAAGACTCTTTCATTCCTTTTGCACCGCTTGCAACAACTCCTGTTATTTTTATATTTGGATTTATACTTTTTGCTGCAATTGCAATACCAGAAATCAATCCACCACCACCAATTGGTACAATAATTTGATCAATATTTTCTATTGATTCTAAAATCTCTAAGGCAATAGTTCCTTGACCAGCAATGACTTCATCATCAGCAAATGGATGAACAAACTCTTTGTTATTATCTTTTGCAAATTTTATAGCACTTGCGTATGCCTCATCAAAATTCTCACCTGTTAAAACAACATTTGCTCCATAAGATTTAACTCCTATCACTTTTGTAAGAGGTGTTGCTTCTGGCATAAAAATAGTTGCAACACAACCAAAATATTGAGCTGCAAAAGCTAATCCTTGAGCATGATTTCCAGCACTTGCAGCTACAACACCAGCTTCTCTTTTTGCACTATCAAGCATTGCAACTTTGTTAAATGCACCTCTTAATTTAAAGCTTCCAGTAATTTGAAGGTTATCCTCTTTTAAATATATTTGAGCATTTTTTTCTTTGCTTAAAATTGGAGCTTTCATAAGTGGTGTTTTTGATATTGTATTTTCTAGCCTTTTTTTGGCATCTTTTATATCGTTTAGTGTAATCATTTGGCATCTTTTTTTAAAATTTTGTGCAAATTCTAACGAAATTTGATTAAAGAGTAGTTTTTACATAGATAGTATTATTTAAAATATATATAAAAATAGAGTCAAATCGACTCTATTTTTTATTTTTAGCTATTTTTTACAATTTTTACAGCTTCAACCATATTTTTAAGACTCTCTTTAACTTCTGGCCATTTTCGAGTTTTTAATCCACAATCTGGATTTATCCATAACTGCTCTTTTGGTAAAACTTCAATTAATGCTTTAATTTGATTTACCATCTCTTGCACACTTGGAACTCTAGGACTATGAATATCATAAATTCCAGGTCCTATTTCTTGTTTATAGTTTACATCTTTAAAGATTTTTAAAAGTCTATTTCCACTACGTGCTGTTTCAATAGAGATAACATCAGCATCCATAGCTTCAATAGTTTTTATAATATCATTAAATTCACTATAACACATATGTGTGTGAATTTGAGTATTAGCTTTTGCGCTACTTACACTTAAACGGAAGTTTTCAACTGCCCAATTTTCATAAGCTTTTATATTTTCAGCTCTTAAAGGATAACCCTCTTTAAATGCAGCTTCATCAACTTGAATCATTTTAATTCCAGCATTTTGTAAATCATCTACTTCTTTATTAATACAAAGTGCAATTTGTTTTGTTACTTCATTTCTTGGAATATCATCTCTTACAAATGACCAATTTAAAATTGTAACAGGCCCTGTTAACATACCTTTCATAACTTTTTTTGTTTTACTTTGAGCATATTTAATCCAAAGAACTGTCATAGCATTTGGTCTTGAAACATCTCCAAAAATAACAGGTGGTTTTACACATCTACTTCCATATGATTGAACCCAAGCATTAGAAGTGAATGCAAAACCTTCCAATAATTGTCCAAAATATTCAACCATATCATTTCTTTCAGGCTCTCCGTGAACTAAAACATCAAGTCCGATTTCTTCTTGAAATGCTACACAATCATCAATATATTTTTTTATTTGAGTTTCATACTCTTCTTTTGAAATTAAATTTGCTTTATAATTCTTTCTATTCTCTCTAATTTCTGGAGTTTGAGGAAATGATCCAATAGTTGTAGTTGTTAATGCATCATATTTAAAAAACTCTCTTTGAGCTTTTATTCTATCTTCAAACTTATCTTCTCTTTCAAATTTTTTTAGATTTTTAATCTCTTCTTGAATCTTTTGATTATGAATTTTAGTAGATACTTTTCTTTGAATATTATCTTGTCGATTTTTCTCAATATTTGCAATATCTTCAAGTGATAGTTTTGAGCCAAAAAACTGTTTTGAAACAAGGTTTAACTCTTTTAATTTTTCATTTGCAAATGCTAACCACGATTTAATCTCTTTATCTAAATTATCTTCATAACTTAATGTAAAAGGTACATGTAAAAGTGAACAAGAAGTTCCAACTATAATATTATCTTTTGAAACTACATTTGAGATTCTGTTTAAAAGATTTAATTTATCTTCAAAATTACTCTTCCAAATGTTTCTACCATCAATAACTCCAGCAATTAAAACTTTATTTGAATTTTTAATAAATTCTAAACTCTCTAAATTTTTAACTCCATGAATAAAATCTAGTCCTAAGGCCCAAATAGGAGTGTTTACTAAAATTTTTGTAGCTTCATTTGAGTGTTCAAAGTAAGTAGTTACAACGATTTTTATATTTTTTGAAACAGATGAGAGCTCATCATAAACTGGTTTTAAAAGTGATAGAACTTTTGGTTCTAAATCTTTTACAAACAAAGGTTCATCAAATTGAACAACAACTTCACTGTTTAATTTTGAAATCTCTTCTAGAAGCTCTTTATAAACTTTTACAACACTAGAAATATGTGTAAAAGCATCACTATTATCGACACTTTTTGATAATCCTAAATAAGTAATTGCACCAATTAAATTTATTTTTGTATTAATTCCAAGCTCAAGTGCCTCTTTATACTCCTCTATAACTTTTTTAGAGTTTAGTTTAAATGTTGTATCTTTAGAAATTTCTGGAACAATGTAGTGATAGTTTGTATTAAACCACTTTGTCATCTCCATTGCTACACAATCTTGATTTCCTCTTGCCATTGCAAAATATAACTCTTCATCTTTTAGGTGTTGAAATCTTTTTGGAATTGCTCCTAATAAAATAGAACTATCTAACATATTATCATATAGTGAAAAATCATTTGAAGCTATAAAATCTATTTTTGCCTCTTTTTGATAAGTCCAGTGTCTTTTTCTCAAATTTTCTGCTACATATTTAACTTCACTAAAATCAACTTTTTTTGCCCAATAATCTTCTAAAACCTTTTTTAGTTCTCTTTTTTCTCCAATTCTTGGGAAACCTATTACATAATTTTTTGACATATTATTAATCCTTTTAATAAAAATATTTAATTCTCTACAAAAAATGTAGATAACAAAACTTGATAAATATGAAAAAATAAAAATCTTATTTTAAATCCTCTTACGACAAGAGTTTACACACGATTGGTACCAAAAATCATAGATTTTTACCAATCGGGTAAAATTGTCTTTTTCGGACTTAAAAACGATTTAATATTAATTTTCTAACGATTATTAAAATGATAATTGTGGTGGATGTACGCCAGTTCTTCTAAATGCAAAATATGTTGTATAGTATGGACATCTAGGAATAAATTGAAAAAGTCTTACAGCAAGTGCTGTTTTTCTTTTAAAAAAGCAATCACAATGACATGGTTTAGAGTTTACTATACTACAAGATAATAAACT
Protein-coding regions in this window:
- the ilvA gene encoding threonine ammonia-lyase, translated to MITLNDIKDAKKRLENTISKTPLMKAPILSKEKNAQIYLKEDNLQITGSFKLRGAFNKVAMLDSAKREAGVVAASAGNHAQGLAFAAQYFGCVATIFMPEATPLTKVIGVKSYGANVVLTGENFDEAYASAIKFAKDNNKEFVHPFADDEVIAGQGTIALEILESIENIDQIIVPIGGGGLISGIAIAAKSINPNIKITGVVASGAKGMKESFEARMPIDSSSVRTIADGIAVRDVTPKLLDIILEYVDEIIEVSDNETANAILFLLEKHKLMVEGAGAVSVAAIMHDKVDIAGKKVCAVVSGGNIDVTMLSLIIEKGLIKSHRKMNLIVTLMDKPGALMKLTELFTKCSANIVQIDFDRNSLKLEFGEAHVTIALETKGKEHQEQISEKLKQEGFRFKQI
- the metE gene encoding 5-methyltetrahydropteroyltriglutamate--homocysteine S-methyltransferase, with product MSKNYVIGFPRIGEKRELKKVLEDYWAKKVDFSEVKYVAENLRKRHWTYQKEAKIDFIASNDFSLYDNMLDSSILLGAIPKRFQHLKDEELYFAMARGNQDCVAMEMTKWFNTNYHYIVPEISKDTTFKLNSKKVIEEYKEALELGINTKINLIGAITYLGLSKSVDNSDAFTHISSVVKVYKELLEEISKLNSEVVVQFDEPLFVKDLEPKVLSLLKPVYDELSSVSKNIKIVVTTYFEHSNEATKILVNTPIWALGLDFIHGVKNLESLEFIKNSNKVLIAGVIDGRNIWKSNFEDKLNLLNRISNVVSKDNIIVGTSCSLLHVPFTLSYEDNLDKEIKSWLAFANEKLKELNLVSKQFFGSKLSLEDIANIEKNRQDNIQRKVSTKIHNQKIQEEIKNLKKFEREDKFEDRIKAQREFFKYDALTTTTIGSFPQTPEIRENRKNYKANLISKEEYETQIKKYIDDCVAFQEEIGLDVLVHGEPERNDMVEYFGQLLEGFAFTSNAWVQSYGSRCVKPPVIFGDVSRPNAMTVLWIKYAQSKTKKVMKGMLTGPVTILNWSFVRDDIPRNEVTKQIALCINKEVDDLQNAGIKMIQVDEAAFKEGYPLRAENIKAYENWAVENFRLSVSSAKANTQIHTHMCYSEFNDIIKTIEAMDADVISIETARSGNRLLKIFKDVNYKQEIGPGIYDIHSPRVPSVQEMVNQIKALIEVLPKEQLWINPDCGLKTRKWPEVKESLKNMVEAVKIVKNS